Within the Musa acuminata AAA Group cultivar baxijiao chromosome BXJ2-9, Cavendish_Baxijiao_AAA, whole genome shotgun sequence genome, the region TGATGGTCGATTAGCTTTTAGGATGAGTTTTAGGATCAATTTGCAGCAGAACTTATTGGTCATTCTCACACTCTGTCTACTGGGAGTttatcaaagaagaaaaaaatgcacATCTAATGAATGAATATATGCTGTTCAGGAGATAGTTTGACAAGCTAATACTGAAATTGCAAGAAGTCATCAAGTGTGTTATTGGCAATTCTAAGAGCGATAAGAACGTGCAAAGCAAGCTTAAATATAGTTGTTTATAGCAACTGATCATAAATCTATCCATATTTTCCATGGAAATGTAAATAGATTTAAGCATCTGTCTCTGTGTCCTCACCAAAACGTAAGTATAATATTTTAGGCAATGAAACATTAAGCTTTATCCAATATCAGGGACAGTGAAGTATTCCTCATCATCAGATATCTCAAGCCTAGGCTTCTTGAATGTTGTGCCATGTTTGTTAGCCTTGTGGAAACCTGTGTTGCTTGCTTGTGATGTAGGGAGTTCAGGAACTTGAGCTGCTGCTTGGGCACCCTTTGGCGTTTCATCATGGAAAAGACCAATGTCTGCAAACCATTCCAACTCTCCAAATCCAACAGAAGACTCCTGGAACAGGTTGGATCAGAGTATGACCATCTTATGTGAACTACTTTAAATAGAAGTAAATCGACATATCATACCTTTTCACCAATTTCTTGGTCTGAAAGCTGAAGGAACTCATCAACAGCCCATGCAGAATGCATGAATGATGGTGTGCTCTGTTGTGTTGCAGGAACTTTTGTTGCAATCAAGGGCGGTCCATGGCGTGGTGGTTCAGTGTTGTCCTTTAGGTCCTTGTCGCACATCTTACTTACGGCCACACGGATTCCAGTAGCTAAATAACGCTGGTGGTTGCCGGAAAGGGTACCAGCGACATGAACAGGTTCATCACAGTCCCGGCAAAACAGGGCTCTGTCCTCGACGCAGAAGATGAAAGCTGCTTTCTCCTAGCAAAGAtattgaaagagaaagaagaaaggatGTGGAGCATCACATACTCTACATGTTGATGTTCTTGGAATGTTGGCAAAGAGAAGCATACCACTCGTTTCTTCCACTTAACTAGGAAATTGTCTGAAAGTGAAGTGCACAAAATGCATATTTACTTGGACATAAGGAGACATTTCTCATGAATAGCTCATGAGGATATTATATCTTTAGGTCATTGTATTCTGTGTGACTTTGTCATCTATATGTCCCTTGAATTAAATGAACTAAAGTCCTATGTTGATTGACTTCTCGAGCCTCCTAACCTTAGGGAGAATGGTTTTCATCAATTAAGTTTCTGGTTCAAATTCAAACAAAGGATTGTTTTTCTCTAACTAATTGATTGTAGAATCAATCATGCAATTTCCTAAAGTGCAAATTCTTATATCACAAGGTTACTGCGTGGAAGAGATCTGTATGTGGTTTCATAGCCCAAGAAGGAGAATATAGCAGGAGATGCATGCGTTTCTACCTGTTGTTTTACATGAAAAGAAAGACTCATAATGATGTGGAAGCACAAGCAAGGCATTAAAATTGGGAGTCTACCATCTATATGAGAGGAAGCAgtgcctgagagagagagagagagagagagagagagagacagattaCTTGGCAGATGTCACAGCGAGGGAGGCCGTTGGGGAGGCACTCGAGGCGAAGCCTCTGATGCTTGCTGGCGAGCTTGTTGGCTGCGTGGACCTCGACGTCGCAGCTCGGGCAAAGAGCGGCCTCGTCGGCGCAGCATATCACCGCCGCCGGTGCCTTCTCGCACACATCGCACTGgatcttcatctctctctcttttgtcttcctcctcctcctgcgcAGGCTTCAAGGTGTCCTACGCAACAGCATGACATCAAAACCAGAGAGTCCTAAGAGATCTGCTCCTCGGCGAGGCTCGGCGAGGACATACCTTCGTCAAAAGACCAACAAAATGGAAGAAGGTAGAGGAAGCCCAATGACAGTGAGGCGTTCAAATGGAGAGATGGAGGACCAGTCCTACTGGTGATGCATTGCTTGGTTTAAGATTGGCCAAGTGACGGCTGTGGGTGGTTTGGGGAACTTGTGGTTTCTCTTTCTTTGCCACACTTAATTAGTGTTTGGACTATGGACAGACACCTCATCTCTTGTCCAAGTCCGGCAGCCAACCTGCACTGCCAATCACAAGATTCTTCTTGACAAGGATTGGAGGGAGATCTTACCACCTGGGGTGTGGAGAGACTGTAGTGATATCTAGGGTTCTAGATTGTGGTCACTGGATTGGAGATCCATATAAATCTTTCTTAGTTGCAGAGATCTTTTGGAATGATTGCATAATGATTTCAAGGAAGCAGCAATATGTGGTGCTCATATAGTTGATAATTCAAAGCAGAGGATCAATTGCAAGCTACACAatcacatgtttggcatagatattTCAATCCAAACACAGTTGTCAGCACTCCAAATGATGGATTATGGCAGTTCAACTGGGCAAGCCTTCTGATGCAAACTCCACAGAGTTTGCTGGTAATCATGCAATGGATTGTTCAACTTGTTCTCCACATATTTTTTGGATTCTGGCCCAGCCATTGTTGTGCCATGATTGGGGGAACTCGAGTGATGATCTATCAATGGATTCAAGCAGTTCAAGAAACTTCCTCGGCAGCTTAGGATGGCTGTTCTTGTGGCCCTTGTTCCTCAGcagcctgctcatcttcctcagcAGTTCAAGACTTCATGATTGGTTTTGTTATGTGGTGCTCAATACCAAGGTCACTGAACAAGCCTTTCTTGCCACGCCTGCAAGGAAGAAGTGGCCATCTCTGTCATCTTCAAGAATCCACAGTGACATGGAGCTTCTGAGCTCTGTGAACAGGCCACACCAAAGTCCAGCCAAAATGTATTGAATGCTTGGATATGAACTGGCTTTGTGGCTGGCTCTCTTTGGAAAGAAGTGATGAGTAGGCTGCAACTTGTGACGAAGAAGGTGCACTCATCTCTCCCAAGAGTTTTCCTGAGCTTGGAATAATATCTTCCATTTGGGTGGCCTAAATTTGTGTCTACTTGTGCATGCAACAGGGATTGATTGATTGCTCTGCACTTGATTACACTTGCAGAAGTGCAACTCAATTTCTTTCCTAGCACTCAATCATGTCTCCCTAAATAGAATAGCATCACTGCAACTGCTGTTCCATGTAAGATCAAACTGACATGTAGTAAAATCTGCATTTGTTTCCTCTATGATTGGTTCTATTGCACTGGAAGTGTGCTTTGGCAGTTCTGACTTCATCATCTCCTCCCTTTTTCTCCATGACACAAAAGTGATGACCTTCACAGACTGGATCGAAGCAGGAAGCAGCATTGACCGCATCTCTTACTCCTAACCCAAATATTCTTAGGAGTTGTGACCAAACAAGCCTTGATTCCTGTGAACGCAGAGACAAGTATGCGATTGCAGAAGTGAAGGAAGAGCTTGATGACAATACCAAGACAAACAAGATGAGAAGTAAGTTAAAAATCTCATAGTTTTGGTATCGTATCTGCAAATTGGACTGGTAAGATGCATAGTCTTTTGACCGATTCGATCATGCATCTCTGTCACAACAATGTTCTTAGACTTGTTGACACCGCAAAGTTCGGTGCATGAATCAATCAATGAGCATGTCATGAAGTCTTTAGTCAAAGTTACTCTTTTGAAAGATTCAACACGGCAACTACCTGTGTCAGTTCATGTCCTTTCCGTGGAATGCATAGTAATTTAGAATGCAGATTTTATGCAGAATAAATAACAAATAAGTGGATCtgatatatcatcatcataatgCATAAAAATTTATTAGATAAAGTTTTAGACTAATATCTTAGGTGTAATTTCAAATCGTCAATTTGGATTTGGATCGTATAATTAGACAAATATTCTAATTATCAAAAAAGAAATTATCGGATGAGATTGGAACCATTAACTCTTGTAAGTACATATGATATATCACAAACCAATATTTTGGGTGTATATAGTTGACTAATAAgagttcaatttttttaattaaatcattACTAAACCAATATTTTAGAAGATTATTATTAAAAGCCTCATTCTTActattcataattttttaaaattttaataaaataatatattactatTTATAGTCTCTTTAATTCTGTTtttattcttctctttttcttttgtttccttcCTCACAACTCCCGCTTGCACAATCTATTATCGTAGGCTCTCCCAAAAGCGAGTACTCCAGTGGACAGTTTATAAAGATTTAAAACTATCTCTCATTTCatcatctatcttttttttttgtctttttatatCATCTTCAAAGattaagaggagaagaagaagaagaagaaaaaaaaaagaggttatAGATAATGAGTGAAAAAACTTTATTagaattaagttataaattaagGGCATATATATCTATTTTCAAAAgaataatttagaaatatttaaaGAACTTAACATTTGggttgtaaataataaaaaatttacaaatagtatttttttttatattttaatattatttttggggtgaatttttagaaaaaaatctcTATCTTTGCTAAATTTTTGTAGAGTGTTccaactttcaaaaattatcatagagctctttttttttcataaatgatcattttttttcataaacTTTCAAAAGTTTGGTAAGAGCCACCTCCACCTTATGCATTGCCTCCCATCTCCTTTGTCCTATCGAAGTTATTGTCACCCCCTCTCCTTTGTCCTATCGAAGTTATTGTCACCTTTGCCCCTGGCTCTCACCAAACTCATCGCCTCCGCCCCTATGCAGCGGGCGACAATGGCAACTCCACTAGACCGTCTCTAATACATAAGGGCTGCGAACAAGAACGATGAGAGGTGCTATAGTTATCATACCCCTTCATCACGTAATGACAATAAAAGCCCCATCCTTCCTCAAGTGAAAGTAAGACAAGTTTGATGTGAGCCGAAGAGTCGATAACAAATCTAGCATGACAAAAAAGAGAGGAGGTGACGACGGTGTAGCGGAGGTAGGAGAAAATTAGTTTTTTTACACAATAATATGCTATatagtttttaaaaaaaattaggatgcTATGcttgtaaattattttttttttccgaaaattcaaccttatttttatttaaatttattttacaaTACTTAGAATGACTTtagaccccaaaaaaaaaaaaacgaaataaATTAGTTttaataaaattcatttccattataACATATGCACCTAACGTTCACGTATCCAGCCCTCGCCTTATTTCTTCCAACCTCAGATCGTTACAAAATGATGCTTCTGCTACGCCTCCGTTGAGCCGGGATCATCATCGCCACCACCCAAAACTGCGGTTGCTCCCCCGACCTTTGCTGCAGCAGCTGGGGCTACTGCGGCACCGGCAACGGCTACTGCGGCGCCGGGTGCCACTCCGGGCCGTGCGAGGCTTCTCCTCGCCCCGACGACGTCCCCGTCGCCCGTATCGTGACGCAGAGCTTCTTCGACGGGATCATCAGCCAGGCTGACAGAGGATGCGCTGGCAAGAGTTTCTACAAGCGCGACGCCTTCTTGACCGCGGCCAGCTCCTACACGAGTTTCGGCCACGTCGGGACGACCGACGACTCCAAGCGGGAGATTGCCGCCTTCTTCGCGCACATCACGCACGAAACCGGGCGTAAGTTCTTGACCTGCACAGCTTCCTCATGGAAACATCATCCTCTCTGTTGGACATAAAAGCAAACACGTTGTCTGCAGAAGAATCCTGGTTTGACTTTGCGGGTTTCTGACAGATGCATTCCTTGCAATTACACGTAGATTTCTGCTACATAGAAGAGATCGACGGCGCATCCAGGGACTAGTGCGACGAGGCCAACACCGAGTACCCATGTGTCTCGGGGAAGAGCTACTACGGCCGCGGCCCCATTCAGCTGTCATGGAACTATAACTACGGCGCTGCCGGCGAAAGCATCGGGTTCGACGGCCTCAGATCACCGGAAACCGTGGCCGTCGACTCCTTCAAGACTGCATTATGGTTTTGGATGAACACCTGCCACTCGCTCATAACTTCCGGCCAGGGTTTTGGAGCCACCATTAGAGCAATCAATGGCGATTTGGAGTGCGATGGCAAGAACCCGACGACGGCGAATGCTCGTGTTGGATACTACAAGGACTACTGTAGCCAGCTTGGCGTCGACGCCGGCAGTGACCTCACTTGCTGATTGCTTCTCTGGTACATCTACACACCACACACAACGAGCACAAGTAAGCTTGGGAGCAATCTACACTGTGGTACTTGAACTTATCCTCAGCCTTCTCCATTCTCATTAACTAATGACGCATCTTCTACTAGTAGAGTTGAAGTGTTGTGTAACATCTCCTGTTTAGTTCTACgttgaaagaaaaataattaaattaatctaAACGAACTTTATGTGTGCATTATTGTTAATTTTGAGTGTAATTTATATTTGAGTGTTTTGTGTCAATTGAGTGTTTAGACTTCACAATTCAATGAGTCAATTCGATATTGTGTTACTGTTTTATAAATGCTTGATGGGTATACCGATGTTAATCGATGTTTAGATATTTTGGATCAATAGTTCTAGTTCCATAAATTAATAGGTCAATTATCTCATCGAGTCGAATGGTGAGTGTTGTTCATGGATTTGACACCTAGTGATGAAGGTTTCGCGTATTTTATCCTGTAATTTTGTTGGAATATTTCTCTCTTAAGCATTGATCAGTCATATAATCAATTATGTTATTTACGTACTTTTGATTTGGTGGATTGATTTATTTTATGGTTACTGAAAATAAAAGTGTGGTTGAAACCGAGCTAATGCTTAAGTCCAGATTGATGATAGTGTACCTATTTAGTTCTATTTTATGCATCAGAAtcactgataaaaaaaaattcttgtgtatttttaatcttttatcaGTATCATTCCATCTAAAAGTTGAAGACTTtagataagacatgatttataataCTTCGCCTCTTATATGGGTAGTAGATGACTCAGCTTGACACATGAAACTTGAATTAATTGGATGTGTATAATTTCTTATAAGCATGATCTAACTAAGTTTTGAATCAAAAATTAATATGACATTGTTTATAGTCTTGTATTCTTAACATTTAcacttcccctttggttgctagTGATGATTCACTTGTTCCCAGCATGGTATAAATGGATATCTCCATACTCTGCTTCTGAGATATTAGGTGAGATGTTTTGGACCATCTAACCATGTAAGTCTCTGACCTCTTTGAATATTATACAAATGAATTGGCAATGACTAAAATAGTTTAGAATATTCACTGGAGTTATCGCAAGAAAAGATTAATACATAACACAGGTATTAGAGGAATGATACTTTGTAAAGTCAAGGTTGTCCTTTGAATTAGGTAGTTTGTGGTTTGGAGTATAAATTGATTAGAGAAGGGTCCATTTACATTTTCTTTTCTTCGTCGTCAGCGAAAAGAAAATTGCGATATGTTTCTTCTTCGATCCCTTTGTTTTttactcttttatttttctagtgTCGGTTTTGGATCTTCGTCTTTATCCTCCACATTCATCCATGTACACAACCCTGATTTACCAAAGCATTCTCCAAACAATATTAATAACATATTAGGATCCTATGAAAAATAGCTCTAGGCAATTGCAAGTGTTCTTCTTTGGCAAAATCTATCATCCATAAGATTCTGAAACAACAAATGTATCAGACGATGTGTGAGCCAATTCTTCTAAAATGGCTCATGGATTTCACCCAAGTTCCTCAACCTGGTTTGAATTTGTCTAGGAAAtcctattaaaatttttttttatctgtagCATGTGAATCATCAACCTGTTTGAGTGTTTTGAGATTAGTAACACAAGACTTGACTATTGCAGTAACCCAAGCATGGAAAACTTGATTTTAGGACTGCAATAGTAGTCATTTACCTTCTGAAAGGCATTCACTACTACACTTGATTCTTCAGTGAAATGCTTTGGGAAGGCATACCACCAAAACTGAGACttacatatttttcttttttttgaggaTTTTTATTTGTTAATTGGTGCTTTCATGTCAAAGCTTCCTACAAAAGCAGATCATGActgcaaaagccaaatcacaacaaTAGAGGGATGGGAGTCCTGTGTTCCAGTGATCACATATTCGAACTTACCTACTTCAATGTTTGCAGCAAGCTTCAGTCAGTGGTGTTTATTTGAGAAGAGTCCTGTTTGGGGTTGATACTACTGATTTCACTCTTTTTGCATGAACTGAGGCATGAAGGACTCCTTCCCTAAGAACTAGAAGTCTTTCTGCAATCTTAACCATGACAATACAGCTCCAGTTGATGAAGTATTTTACTGTTTCTTTCGTTTTACATGAACCAAGGAAAGAACTAGTGTTATAGTGCAACTCCAGTTGGAGAAACATTTCAccaatttctttctttttgcatgaGCAGAGAGATGAATGATTCAACACATAAACTAgtttgagttgttgctaaaatcttAGCTATTGCACTGACAACTCCAGCAAGGGAAATATTCTACTGGTTTCTTTTATTTTGCATGAACTAAGAGATAAATGACTCCTTGATTCTCTAAGAACTAAAGAGTTCTTGTCAAAACCTTAGCTGCTATAATGCAACTCCAATAGGAGAAATATTCTACCACTGGTTTCTCTCTTCTTGCATCAACCAAGGGAGTGCATGCCAACCGAGGATGAAGACTAGGCTGTCCTGAGGTGGATGTCTTGTTGAAGAGATTTCACCATGCAATATTAATTTTTCTGAATTATTCCCACTAAATCCGGACCACAATAATCTGGTCAAGAGCACACTGATCACTTCTTTTACCAGGAAGAAGGGTGTTCATGTTAGCTGAGAAGATCACAGGCATGAATTCCTCGCCCTCTTCCTGAGGTCAACCATTTTGCGTCTCAAGTGCACTGATGCAGCTCCAGAAATGGAGAAGAAACCCAAAAACTAGCAGAAAACTACAAAAGCACTAAAGGATTCATCATAAACATGGCAACGACATCGACAAAGAGATCAATCAACCTCATTCTAAGGTTTCCAGGCACAAGCCCACACGGCCGGTTCCTGCTTCCATGTCAGGTAGAGACCTGAGGCGTCTCCTTCTGCCGGCACGAGCGACCACCCTGCGCGATACCGCCTCAACAATGCGTTCAGATCATCGACGACGTCGTCGCTGAAGGTGCTCGGCGAGAAGGATTCCATCAGTCGTTCGCACCACTGTCTCCctttctcccttctctcgcagtctCCGCTATCATGGCCATCGCAAGCCAGAACACTCACGATGCTCTTAGAGCACTCC harbors:
- the LOC135622347 gene encoding B-box zinc finger protein 24-like — encoded protein: MKIQCDVCEKAPAAVICCADEAALCPSCDVEVHAANKLASKHQRLRLECLPNGLPRCDICQEKAAFIFCVEDRALFCRDCDEPVHVAGTLSGNHQRYLATGIRVAVSKMCDKDLKDNTEPPRHGPPLIATKVPATQQSTPSFMHSAWAVDEFLQLSDQEIGEKESSVGFGELEWFADIGLFHDETPKGAQAAAQVPELPTSQASNTGFHKANKHGTTFKKPRLEISDDEEYFTVPDIG